The following are encoded together in the Balaenoptera acutorostrata chromosome 9, mBalAcu1.1, whole genome shotgun sequence genome:
- the PLEKHB1 gene encoding pleckstrin homology domain-containing family B member 1 isoform X3, with amino-acid sequence MALVRGGWLWRQSSILRRWKRNWFALWLDGTLGYYHDETAQDEEDRVLIHFNVRDIKIGEECRDVQPPEGRSRDGLLTVNLREGSRLHLCAETRDDAIAWKTALLEANSTPAPAGATVPPRSRRVCPKVRCVTRSWSPCKVERRIWETWHFLQGKDQVRSALPLWNLAQCWVYSRCTMSAQ; translated from the exons ATGGCCCTGGTGAGGGGCGGCTGGCTGTGGAGACAGA GCTCCATCCTCCGCCGCTGGAAGCGGAACTGGTTCGCCCTGTGGCTGGATGGAACCCTGGGCTACTACCACGATGAGACTGCGCAGGATGAGGAGGACCGCGTGCTCATCCACTTCAACGTCCGAGACATAAAGATAGGCGAAGAGTGCCGCG ATGTGCAGCCCCCAGAGGGCAGGAGCCGAGATGGCCTGCTGACCGTGAACCTACGAGAGGGCTCCCGCCTGCACCTGTGTGCAGAGACCCGGGATGATGCCAT AGCATGGAAGACGGCACTGCTGGAGGCGAACTCCACCCCG GCCCCAGCTGGAGCCACCGTCCCTCCCAGGAGCCGCCGGGTTTGCCCCAAGGTCAGGTGTGTGACCCGCTCGTGGAGCCCCTGTAAGGTTGAGAGGCGGATCTGG GAGACCTGGCACTTCCTTCAAGGCAAGGATCAAGTTAGGTCAGCTCTGCCCCTGTGGAACCTGGCACAGTGCTGGGTATACAGCCGGTGCACAATGAGTGCTCAGTGA
- the PLEKHB1 gene encoding pleckstrin homology domain-containing family B member 1 isoform X2: protein MALVRGGWLWRQSSILRRWKRNWFALWLDGTLGYYHDETAQDEEDRVLIHFNVRDIKIGEECRDVQPPEGRSRDGLLTVNLREGSRLHLCAETRDDAIAWKTALLEANSTPVRVYSPYQDYYEVVPPNAHEATYVRSYYGPTYGPGVTHVVVRDDPCYSAGAPLAMGMLAGAATGAALGSLMWSPCWF from the exons ATGGCCCTGGTGAGGGGCGGCTGGCTGTGGAGACAGA GCTCCATCCTCCGCCGCTGGAAGCGGAACTGGTTCGCCCTGTGGCTGGATGGAACCCTGGGCTACTACCACGATGAGACTGCGCAGGATGAGGAGGACCGCGTGCTCATCCACTTCAACGTCCGAGACATAAAGATAGGCGAAGAGTGCCGCG ATGTGCAGCCCCCAGAGGGCAGGAGCCGAGATGGCCTGCTGACCGTGAACCTACGAGAGGGCTCCCGCCTGCACCTGTGTGCAGAGACCCGGGATGATGCCAT AGCATGGAAGACGGCACTGCTGGAGGCGAACTCCACCCCG GTGCGCGTCTACAGCCCGTACCAGGACTACTATGAGGTGGTGCCCCCCAACGCTCACGAGGCCACATATGTCCGCAGCTACTATGGACCGACCTATG GCCCCGGCGTGACGCACGTAGTGGTCCGGGACGATCCTTGCTACAGCGCAGGCGCCCCCCTGGCCATGGGCATGCTTGCGGGAGCCGCCACAGGTGCAGCACTCGGCTCGCTCATGTGGTCGCCCTGCTGGTTCTGA
- the PLEKHB1 gene encoding pleckstrin homology domain-containing family B member 1 isoform X1, with protein sequence MALVRGGWLWRQSSILRRWKRNWFALWLDGTLGYYHDETAQDEEDRVLIHFNVRDIKIGEECRDVQPPEGRSRDGLLTVNLREGSRLHLCAETRDDAIAWKTALLEANSTPAPAGATVPPRSRRVCPKVRCVTRSWSPCKVERRIWVRVYSPYQDYYEVVPPNAHEATYVRSYYGPTYGPGVTHVVVRDDPCYSAGAPLAMGMLAGAATGAALGSLMWSPCWF encoded by the exons ATGGCCCTGGTGAGGGGCGGCTGGCTGTGGAGACAGA GCTCCATCCTCCGCCGCTGGAAGCGGAACTGGTTCGCCCTGTGGCTGGATGGAACCCTGGGCTACTACCACGATGAGACTGCGCAGGATGAGGAGGACCGCGTGCTCATCCACTTCAACGTCCGAGACATAAAGATAGGCGAAGAGTGCCGCG ATGTGCAGCCCCCAGAGGGCAGGAGCCGAGATGGCCTGCTGACCGTGAACCTACGAGAGGGCTCCCGCCTGCACCTGTGTGCAGAGACCCGGGATGATGCCAT AGCATGGAAGACGGCACTGCTGGAGGCGAACTCCACCCCG GCCCCAGCTGGAGCCACCGTCCCTCCCAGGAGCCGCCGGGTTTGCCCCAAGGTCAGGTGTGTGACCCGCTCGTGGAGCCCCTGTAAGGTTGAGAGGCGGATCTGG GTGCGCGTCTACAGCCCGTACCAGGACTACTATGAGGTGGTGCCCCCCAACGCTCACGAGGCCACATATGTCCGCAGCTACTATGGACCGACCTATG GCCCCGGCGTGACGCACGTAGTGGTCCGGGACGATCCTTGCTACAGCGCAGGCGCCCCCCTGGCCATGGGCATGCTTGCGGGAGCCGCCACAGGTGCAGCACTCGGCTCGCTCATGTGGTCGCCCTGCTGGTTCTGA